The Acidimicrobiales bacterium genome includes a window with the following:
- a CDS encoding class I SAM-dependent methyltransferase, translating into MRPVAPSLSTEQYIHPDAARMAAVQRIFDHYLVVEDIYPSLARRFAAHGVTRFAEIGGGRGPIAALLAGASTVVVDADETMTTECTTPAVRGDLRARPLADTSVDGVAAVNCFYFLDDPGAGIQEAHRILEPGGLFVASSPSRWNDAELAGIDPNWGTPTTCTRSTLRTGRQRPKASRRR; encoded by the coding sequence ATGAGACCGGTCGCGCCGTCCCTGTCGACGGAGCAGTACATCCACCCCGACGCGGCGCGGATGGCCGCGGTGCAGCGGATCTTCGACCACTACCTCGTCGTGGAGGACATCTACCCCTCGCTCGCCCGCCGGTTTGCCGCCCACGGGGTGACACGCTTCGCGGAGATCGGCGGCGGTCGGGGGCCGATCGCGGCGCTGCTGGCCGGCGCCTCCACCGTCGTGGTGGACGCGGACGAGACGATGACGACGGAGTGCACGACCCCAGCGGTCCGCGGTGACCTCCGGGCGCGGCCGCTCGCCGACACCTCGGTCGACGGCGTCGCCGCGGTCAACTGCTTCTACTTCCTCGACGACCCGGGCGCCGGCATCCAGGAGGCGCACCGGATCCTCGAGCCCGGCGGGCTGTTCGTGGCGTCGTCACCGAGCCGCTGGAACGACGCCGAACTCGCAGGCATCGACCCGAACTGGGGCACGCCGACTACCTGCACGCGTTCAACGTTGCGGACTGGGCGGCAACGGCCGAAGGCATCGAGGCGCCGATGA
- the dnaE gene encoding DNA polymerase III subunit alpha, translating into MGSSFTHLHLHTEYSMLDGAARVADVVRAAVADGMPAIGMTDHGNMYGTIDFYETCRKHGVNPIIGFEAYMAGESRFERPPRRGRVDDTGGDAEGGQKLYYHLTLLAENNAGYANLLKLSSLAFLEGYYYQPRLDWELLEKHHDGVIATSGCLGGVVLQALLQGDQRKATKLAGRLQDIFGRDNFFIELQDHGMEEQRRTNPLLLEIAKEIQAPLLATNDSHYTDHSDAAAHDALLCVQTNSTVDDPSRFRFGSDQHYFKTAAEMRYLFRELPEACDNSLWIAERANVTIDFDRAELPKFPLPDGFADDAEYLRHVAYEGARQRYGEVLSQEVTERLDYELQVIGNMGFSTYFLIVGDLIRHAKERRIRVGPGRGSAAGCCVAYCLGITNLDPIRFDLLFERFLNPGRKQMPDIDMDFDERYRGEMIRYVADKYGRDHLAQIVTFSTIKARAAVRDAARVLGYPYVVGDKIAKAMPPLIMGRDTPLGACLELTEGHEGGFQMAGDLRVMYETDPDARKVIDVAKGLEGLRRQSGIHASAVVISREPLMEYCPVQRKPEAGVELEDAPIVTQFEGPAIEKLGLLKMDFLGLRNLTVIEQALDLIEANTGDRPDVDAIPLDDPDTLALLRTGETIGVFQLEGGPMRSLVRALAPTSFDDVSALLALYRPGPMAANMHYDYADRKNGRKPIEHIHPELEEVLGDTYGLMIYQESMMRVAQRFAGYSLAEADNLRKAAGKKVRSIMAAEREKFVEGCEKTGYGAALGTQLFDIIEPFADYAFNKSHTYAYGLVSWQTAWLKAHHPVEYFAALLTSVRDDKDATAKYLSECRNLGIEVLVPDVNQSVAGFGAKGRTIPFGLAAIRNVGTNLVSMIVAEREANGPFLDFYDFCQRVDPIVLNKRSVDSLIKAGAFDSLGYPRQGLCLAAESIVDLVLSRRRERDVGVMSLFDQLDDTGEPSWDDTRVPIPEVEFDKMTRLGFEKEMLGLYVSDHPLKGAEAALRRLTDASVSEARELDDGAVRVVGGVVTTLARKWTKKGDLMATFVLEDLDGAMEVMVFPKVMQEWGSLLTDDAIVCVKARVDKREDEPKLTCLEIRRPEIVFDAASRLELRVSEGVSDTTLAELKRILLEYPGDADVYLHFGTKKLRLPSEFRCDPSTRLVAELRVLLGSNAVI; encoded by the coding sequence GTGGGTTCTTCGTTCACCCACCTGCATCTGCACACCGAGTACTCGATGCTCGACGGCGCGGCGCGGGTGGCCGACGTCGTGCGCGCCGCGGTCGCTGACGGCATGCCGGCGATCGGGATGACCGACCACGGCAACATGTACGGCACCATCGACTTCTACGAGACGTGCCGGAAGCACGGCGTCAACCCGATCATCGGGTTCGAGGCGTACATGGCGGGCGAGAGCCGGTTCGAGCGCCCGCCGCGGCGTGGTCGCGTGGACGACACCGGCGGCGACGCCGAGGGCGGCCAGAAGCTCTACTACCACCTGACCCTGCTGGCCGAGAACAACGCGGGCTACGCCAACCTGCTCAAACTCAGCTCCCTCGCGTTCCTCGAGGGCTACTACTACCAACCCCGCCTCGACTGGGAACTGCTCGAGAAGCACCACGACGGCGTGATCGCGACCAGCGGCTGCCTCGGCGGCGTCGTCCTCCAGGCGTTGTTGCAAGGCGACCAGCGCAAGGCCACGAAGCTCGCCGGGCGCCTCCAGGACATCTTCGGCCGCGACAACTTCTTCATCGAGTTGCAGGACCACGGCATGGAGGAGCAGCGCCGTACCAACCCGCTGCTGCTCGAGATCGCCAAGGAGATCCAGGCGCCGCTGCTGGCGACCAACGACAGCCACTACACCGACCACAGCGACGCGGCGGCGCACGACGCCCTGCTGTGCGTGCAGACCAACTCGACCGTCGACGATCCAAGCCGGTTCCGCTTCGGCTCCGACCAGCATTACTTCAAGACGGCGGCCGAGATGCGCTACCTGTTCCGCGAGCTACCCGAGGCGTGCGACAACTCGCTGTGGATCGCCGAGCGCGCCAACGTCACCATCGACTTCGACCGCGCCGAGCTGCCCAAGTTCCCGCTGCCCGATGGCTTCGCCGACGACGCCGAGTACCTGCGCCACGTCGCCTACGAGGGGGCGCGTCAGCGCTACGGCGAGGTGCTGTCGCAAGAAGTGACCGAGCGGCTCGACTACGAGCTGCAGGTCATCGGCAACATGGGGTTCTCGACGTACTTCCTCATCGTCGGCGACCTCATCCGCCACGCCAAGGAACGCCGCATCCGCGTCGGTCCCGGCCGCGGCAGCGCCGCCGGTTGCTGCGTCGCCTACTGCCTCGGGATCACCAACCTCGACCCGATCCGCTTCGACCTGCTGTTCGAGCGCTTCTTGAACCCCGGCCGCAAGCAGATGCCGGACATCGACATGGACTTCGACGAACGGTATCGAGGCGAGATGATCCGCTACGTCGCCGACAAGTACGGCCGTGATCACCTGGCGCAGATCGTGACGTTCTCGACGATCAAAGCGCGCGCCGCGGTGCGCGACGCGGCGCGCGTGCTCGGCTATCCCTACGTGGTCGGCGACAAGATCGCCAAGGCGATGCCGCCGCTCATCATGGGGCGCGACACGCCCCTCGGCGCCTGCCTCGAACTCACCGAAGGCCACGAGGGCGGCTTCCAGATGGCGGGCGACCTGCGCGTCATGTACGAGACCGACCCCGACGCCCGCAAGGTGATCGACGTCGCCAAGGGGCTCGAAGGCCTCCGTCGCCAGTCGGGCATCCACGCGTCGGCGGTCGTGATCTCACGCGAGCCGCTGATGGAGTACTGCCCGGTGCAGCGCAAGCCGGAAGCGGGCGTCGAGCTCGAGGACGCACCCATCGTCACCCAGTTCGAAGGTCCCGCGATCGAGAAGCTCGGTCTGCTGAAGATGGACTTTCTCGGCCTGCGCAACCTCACGGTGATCGAGCAGGCGCTCGACCTCATCGAGGCCAACACCGGAGACCGCCCGGACGTCGACGCCATCCCCCTCGACGATCCCGACACGCTCGCACTCCTGCGCACCGGAGAGACGATCGGCGTGTTCCAGTTGGAAGGCGGGCCGATGCGCTCGCTCGTGCGAGCCTTGGCGCCGACGAGCTTCGACGACGTCTCCGCGTTGCTGGCGTTGTACCGGCCCGGGCCGATGGCGGCCAACATGCACTACGACTACGCCGACCGCAAGAACGGTCGCAAGCCGATCGAACACATCCATCCTGAACTCGAAGAAGTGCTCGGCGACACCTACGGGCTCATGATCTACCAAGAGTCGATGATGCGCGTGGCGCAGCGCTTCGCCGGCTATTCGCTCGCCGAAGCGGACAACCTGCGCAAGGCCGCGGGCAAGAAGGTGCGCTCGATCATGGCGGCCGAGCGCGAGAAGTTCGTCGAAGGGTGCGAGAAGACGGGCTACGGCGCGGCGCTCGGCACGCAGTTGTTCGACATCATCGAGCCCTTCGCCGACTACGCGTTCAACAAGTCGCACACGTACGCGTATGGACTCGTGTCGTGGCAGACGGCGTGGCTCAAGGCGCACCATCCCGTCGAGTACTTCGCCGCGTTGCTGACCAGCGTGCGCGACGACAAGGACGCCACCGCCAAGTACCTCTCGGAGTGCCGCAACCTCGGCATCGAAGTGCTGGTGCCCGACGTCAACCAGTCGGTCGCCGGCTTCGGGGCCAAAGGTCGCACGATCCCGTTCGGTCTCGCGGCGATCCGCAACGTCGGTACCAACCTGGTGTCGATGATCGTGGCCGAGCGCGAGGCCAACGGACCGTTCCTCGACTTTTACGACTTCTGCCAGCGCGTCGACCCGATCGTGTTGAACAAGCGGTCGGTCGACTCGCTCATCAAGGCCGGGGCGTTCGACTCGCTGGGCTACCCGCGCCAGGGGCTGTGCCTGGCGGCAGAGTCGATCGTCGACCTCGTGCTGTCACGCCGACGCGAGCGCGACGTGGGCGTGATGAGCCTGTTCGATCAGCTCGACGACACCGGCGAGCCGTCGTGGGACGACACGCGCGTGCCGATCCCCGAGGTCGAGTTCGACAAGATGACGCGGCTGGGCTTCGAGAAGGAAATGCTCGGCCTCTACGTTTCGGACCATCCGCTCAAGGGTGCCGAGGCGGCGCTGCGGCGCCTCACGGACGCGTCGGTGTCCGAAGCGCGCGAGCTCGACGACGGGGCGGTGCGCGTTGTGGGCGGCGTCGTCACCACGCTGGCCCGCAAGTGGACCAAGAAGGGGGACCTGATGGCCACCTTCGTCCTCGAAGACCTCGACGGCGCCATGGAGGTGATGGTCTTCCCCAAGGTGATGCAGGAGTGGGGGAGCCTGCTCACCGACGACGCCATCGTGTGCGTGAAGGCCCGCGTCGACAAGCGGGAAGACGAGCCGAAACTCACCTGCCTCGAGATCCGCCGGCCCGAGATCGTCTTCGATGCCGCGTCCCGCCTCGAACTGCGCGTATCGGAGGGCGTGAGCGACACCACCCTGGCCGAGTTGAAGCGCATCCTGCTCGAGTATCCGGGCGACGCCGACGTCTACCTGCACTTTGGGACCAAAAAGCTGCGCCTGCCGTCGGAATTCCGGTGCGATCCGAGCACCCGACTGGTGGCGGAACTGCGCGTTTTGCTCGGATCGAACGCAGTTATCTGA
- a CDS encoding patatin-like phospholipase family protein produces MKTALVLGGGGTVGLAYHAGVLRALEVETGFSPDDAEVIVGTSAGSVVAAYLRSGMSTKDMWLLARGEHPTHESFGGTGDRRPDLFAPTWGNPIDVVRNLIGSAYVLARAVSPFPLRPPAVLRSVFPGGMFTLEEGERRFAEELPSAWPDQALWLTTVDIVTGRRVVLGRPGAPKVELPRAVLASAAIPGVYRPVQVGRRSLIDGGAHSTSNLDLAVQADVDRIIGVVPLAFDTALPPGPLGQLVRNIPARQLHAEMALARRRNIEVLLFRPSASEVRHHGLNLMRPDGLERIAELAYEATVEALATDRFAEAFAA; encoded by the coding sequence CTGAAAACTGCACTAGTCCTCGGGGGCGGGGGTACCGTCGGCCTCGCCTATCACGCCGGGGTGCTGCGCGCCCTCGAAGTCGAGACGGGGTTTTCGCCCGACGACGCCGAGGTCATCGTCGGTACGTCGGCTGGGTCGGTGGTGGCCGCGTATCTGCGCAGCGGCATGTCGACCAAGGACATGTGGCTGCTCGCCCGCGGCGAGCACCCGACGCACGAGTCCTTCGGCGGCACCGGTGATCGCCGGCCCGACTTGTTCGCGCCGACGTGGGGCAACCCGATCGACGTCGTCCGGAACCTGATCGGCTCGGCCTACGTGCTGGCGCGGGCCGTGTCGCCTTTTCCCCTCCGGCCGCCGGCGGTGCTGCGCTCCGTCTTCCCCGGCGGCATGTTCACCCTCGAGGAGGGCGAGCGGCGCTTCGCCGAGGAACTGCCGAGCGCGTGGCCCGACCAGGCTTTGTGGCTCACCACCGTCGACATCGTGACGGGCCGGCGCGTCGTACTCGGCCGGCCCGGCGCCCCCAAGGTCGAGTTGCCCCGCGCCGTGCTCGCCAGCGCCGCGATTCCCGGGGTGTACCGGCCGGTGCAGGTCGGTCGGCGCAGCCTCATCGACGGCGGCGCGCACTCCACCAGCAATCTCGACCTCGCAGTGCAGGCCGACGTCGACCGCATCATCGGCGTCGTGCCCCTCGCCTTTGACACCGCGTTGCCGCCGGGGCCGCTCGGCCAACTCGTGCGCAACATCCCGGCGCGCCAGCTGCACGCCGAGATGGCGCTGGCCCGTCGACGCAACATCGAGGTGCTGCTGTTCCGCCCGTCCGCGTCGGAGGTGCGTCACCACGGCCTCAACCTCATGCGTCCCGACGGGCTCGAGCGCATCGCCGAGCTGGCCTACGAAGCCACGGTCGAAGCGCTGGCGACGGACCGGTTCGCCGAAGCGTTCGCGGCCTGA
- a CDS encoding DUF222 domain-containing protein, whose product MSLVAELAEAVAEHDRFTARLTMAVGAFDASREWDAPGYVSAAEWLREQGYTRADAAWMVSAAKKLRCWPLVAAAWLDGRLSGGQIKIICAQAIDRHVGLFAEHEADLLAHLTSLDTLGTLTAMRVWRQRADALNPGPKPDDRENIAHMSATLEDRGHLTATLDAEGYGLAVAALEVADSHDFDIPAAERRGAALVAIFRWFCDHQNITNPANRHRPHLNVMIDAASLGTDHLEGFDITTGLRFDTETLQRLLCDCDLHRLMAAGSEILDYGRAVRTPPPGLWNALVARDQHCRHPGCDRPPSWCDAHHVEWWERDHGPTSIGNLVLKCSLHHPVAHRVGWSERLHPDGTYELTDPNGRTRVTRPPGTAAPPQDATAERENEFVRHLQAVRARAIGALLDAA is encoded by the coding sequence ATGTCATTGGTCGCCGAGCTTGCCGAGGCTGTCGCGGAACACGACCGGTTCACGGCGCGGCTGACGATGGCGGTCGGCGCGTTCGACGCGTCGCGGGAGTGGGACGCTCCCGGATATGTGTCGGCGGCGGAGTGGCTCCGCGAGCAGGGATACACCCGAGCCGACGCTGCCTGGATGGTGAGCGCGGCCAAGAAGCTGCGGTGCTGGCCGTTGGTCGCGGCAGCGTGGCTCGACGGTCGCCTGAGCGGCGGGCAGATCAAGATCATCTGCGCGCAGGCGATCGACCGCCACGTCGGCTTGTTCGCCGAGCACGAGGCTGATCTGTTGGCGCACCTGACCTCGCTCGACACGCTCGGCACGCTCACCGCCATGCGCGTATGGCGCCAACGCGCCGACGCGCTCAACCCGGGGCCAAAGCCTGACGACCGCGAAAACATCGCCCATATGTCGGCGACGCTCGAAGATCGCGGCCACCTCACCGCCACGCTCGATGCCGAGGGCTACGGCCTCGCCGTTGCCGCGCTAGAAGTCGCCGACTCACACGACTTCGACATCCCCGCGGCCGAACGCCGCGGCGCCGCCCTCGTCGCCATCTTCCGCTGGTTCTGTGACCACCAGAACATCACCAACCCCGCGAACCGCCACCGCCCTCATCTCAACGTGATGATCGACGCTGCCAGTCTCGGCACCGACCACCTCGAAGGCTTCGACATCACCACCGGTCTGCGGTTCGATACCGAAACGCTCCAACGGTTGCTGTGCGACTGCGACCTGCACCGCCTGATGGCGGCCGGCTCCGAGATTCTCGACTACGGCCGCGCCGTACGCACACCACCCCCGGGCCTGTGGAACGCCCTCGTCGCCCGCGACCAGCACTGCCGACACCCCGGCTGTGATCGGCCGCCGTCATGGTGCGACGCCCACCACGTCGAGTGGTGGGAACGCGACCACGGGCCAACGTCGATCGGCAACCTCGTGTTGAAGTGCAGCCTTCATCACCCTGTTGCCCATCGCGTCGGCTGGTCCGAACGATTACACCCCGACGGCACCTACGAGCTCACCGACCCGAACGGCCGAACCCGCGTCACTCGGCCACCGGGCACTGCCGCGCCTCCACAAGATGCCACCGCCGAACGCGAGAACGAATTCGTCCGACACCTCCAAGCCGTGCGCGCCCGCGCCATCGGCGCGCTGCTTGACGCCGCCTGA
- a CDS encoding thioredoxin domain-containing protein: protein MPNRLATQASPYLRQHADNPVDWWPWGEEAFAEARATGKPVLLSIGYAACHWCHVMAHESFEDAATAAVMNERFVNIKVDREERPDVDAIYMDATQAMTGRGGWPMTVFVEPDAQRPFFAGTYFPPERRHGMPSFSDVMDAVHDAWVNRKDEVLEQADQVTDAVRERSSGGFSLLPPAQRRAFDPLEGTVQLLLANHDDRLGGFGGAPKFPQPSMVDALFLTARAGNDAARRAATRTLDAMAAGGIHDHLGGGFARYSVDPQWLVPHFEKMLYDQAGFVRVYTHGAQLTGNRWYHQVVTRTIEYVLRDLRLPGGGLASAEDADSEGHEGLFYTWSPEEIRGALHDSALADEFMAFYGVVPAGNFEGRSILFRPVDADPTVPPNVARAARILLDGRATRVRPLRDDKVITETNAMFVAALAEAGSAFGRDDWLAAAVETAEFLLAHLRAGDRWMRAWQQESGAQHLAVAGDYAWLVDAFTRLGEATGTARWTNEARTAADALLDLFWDDGGGGIFTVGRDAPALVANPKETFDGATPSTNAVGALGLARLGALTGVDRYTDRAREIVAGLPIGDHPAAFSHAVYVAHLLARGITEVVIPGRNNALVAAYRGEWRPLSVLAWGEPYDSPLWEGRTEGNAYVCRDYVCELPVQDVEALLKSLA from the coding sequence ATGCCTAATCGCCTCGCCACCCAGGCCAGCCCGTATCTGCGCCAGCACGCCGACAATCCCGTCGACTGGTGGCCGTGGGGTGAAGAGGCCTTCGCCGAGGCGCGGGCGACGGGCAAGCCGGTGCTGCTGTCGATCGGCTACGCCGCCTGCCACTGGTGCCACGTGATGGCGCACGAAAGCTTCGAGGACGCCGCCACCGCCGCGGTGATGAACGAGCGGTTCGTCAACATCAAGGTCGACCGCGAGGAGCGGCCCGACGTCGACGCCATCTACATGGACGCCACCCAGGCGATGACCGGCCGCGGCGGCTGGCCGATGACGGTGTTCGTCGAGCCCGACGCGCAACGGCCGTTCTTCGCTGGTACGTACTTCCCGCCCGAGCGCCGCCATGGCATGCCGAGCTTCAGCGACGTCATGGACGCGGTGCACGACGCCTGGGTCAACCGCAAGGACGAGGTGCTCGAACAGGCCGACCAGGTAACCGACGCCGTACGCGAGCGCTCGAGCGGCGGCTTCAGCCTCCTGCCGCCAGCGCAGCGCCGCGCGTTCGACCCGCTCGAAGGCACCGTGCAACTGCTGCTCGCCAACCACGACGACCGCCTCGGCGGCTTCGGCGGCGCGCCGAAGTTCCCACAACCCTCGATGGTCGACGCGCTGTTCCTCACCGCCCGCGCCGGCAACGACGCGGCGCGCCGCGCCGCCACCCGCACGCTCGACGCCATGGCGGCCGGCGGCATCCACGATCACCTCGGCGGTGGGTTCGCCCGCTACTCCGTCGACCCGCAGTGGCTCGTCCCCCACTTCGAGAAGATGCTCTACGACCAGGCCGGTTTCGTGCGGGTGTACACGCACGGCGCGCAGCTCACCGGTAACCGCTGGTATCACCAGGTCGTCACGCGCACGATCGAGTACGTGCTGCGCGACCTGCGCCTGCCCGGAGGCGGTCTGGCGTCGGCCGAAGACGCCGACAGCGAAGGCCACGAAGGCCTCTTCTACACGTGGTCGCCCGAGGAGATCCGCGGCGCGCTGCACGACTCCGCGCTCGCGGACGAGTTCATGGCGTTCTACGGCGTCGTACCCGCCGGCAACTTCGAAGGCCGCAGCATCTTGTTCCGCCCAGTCGACGCCGACCCCACGGTGCCGCCGAACGTGGCGCGCGCCGCGCGGATCCTGCTCGACGGGCGCGCCACGCGCGTGCGTCCCTTGCGCGACGACAAGGTCATCACCGAGACCAACGCCATGTTCGTCGCCGCGCTGGCCGAAGCGGGCAGCGCGTTCGGCCGCGACGACTGGCTGGCGGCGGCCGTCGAGACCGCCGAATTCCTGCTGGCACACCTGCGCGCCGGCGACCGCTGGATGCGGGCCTGGCAGCAGGAAAGCGGCGCCCAGCACCTCGCGGTGGCCGGTGACTACGCCTGGCTGGTCGACGCGTTCACGCGTCTCGGCGAGGCAACCGGGACCGCCCGCTGGACGAACGAAGCGCGCACCGCCGCCGACGCCCTCCTCGATTTGTTCTGGGACGACGGCGGCGGCGGGATCTTCACCGTCGGGCGCGACGCACCGGCGCTCGTGGCGAATCCGAAGGAGACCTTCGACGGCGCCACGCCGTCGACCAACGCCGTCGGCGCGCTGGGTCTCGCCCGTCTCGGCGCCCTCACCGGCGTCGACCGCTACACCGACCGCGCCCGCGAGATCGTCGCCGGTCTCCCCATCGGCGACCACCCCGCGGCGTTCAGTCACGCGGTGTACGTCGCCCATCTCCTGGCGCGCGGCATCACCGAAGTCGTGATCCCCGGCCGCAACAACGCCCTCGTCGCCGCCTACCGCGGCGAGTGGCGGCCGCTGTCGGTGCTGGCATGGGGCGAGCCCTACGACTCGCCCCTGTGGGAAGGCCGCACCGAAGGCAACGCCTACGTCTGCCGCGACTACGTCTGCGAGTTGCCGGTCCAGGACGTGGAAGCGCTCCTGAAGTCGCTCGCCTGA
- a CDS encoding DUF952 domain-containing protein, with amino-acid sequence MEPIFHITDQAQWYAAAAMGVYTGSTRGKSLDEVGFIHCSFAHQVQPTGVLVYSDVSEPLVVVTIDPALVSAEIKVENDFPHIYGPLHLDAVIEVQPFHA; translated from the coding sequence ATGGAGCCGATCTTCCACATCACCGACCAGGCGCAGTGGTACGCCGCTGCCGCGATGGGTGTCTACACCGGTTCGACGCGGGGCAAGTCGCTCGACGAGGTCGGCTTCATCCACTGCTCGTTCGCCCATCAGGTCCAGCCGACGGGCGTCCTGGTGTATAGCGACGTCAGCGAGCCGCTCGTCGTCGTCACCATCGACCCGGCGCTGGTCAGCGCCGAGATCAAGGTCGAGAACGACTTCCCGCACATCTACGGTCCGTTGCATCTCGACGCCGTGATCGAGGTACAGCCCTTCCATGCCTAA
- a CDS encoding SDR family oxidoreductase produces the protein MDLRLDGKVAVVTGGSRGIGRAIAQAMADSGARVMISSRKADDLEVAAKEIGNGCEWFAANAGNEEEAAACIAATVERLGGIDILVNNAATNPYMGSILGIDRARADKTVQVNQWGVLRWTQLAVEAGLGKDPGSSVINIASVGGFGANAVIGWYNVTKAAVIHLTRNLALELGPNTRVNAICPGLVNTDMAKALVDAAGEQMARRLPLKRIGQPADIAGAAVFLASDAAGWITGQSLIVDGGSMMMGGG, from the coding sequence ATGGATCTACGACTGGACGGGAAAGTGGCGGTCGTCACCGGCGGATCGCGCGGCATCGGCCGCGCGATCGCGCAGGCGATGGCTGACTCTGGGGCACGGGTGATGATCTCGTCGCGCAAGGCCGACGACCTCGAGGTCGCGGCGAAGGAAATCGGCAACGGTTGCGAATGGTTCGCCGCCAACGCCGGTAACGAAGAGGAAGCGGCGGCGTGCATCGCCGCGACCGTCGAGCGTCTCGGTGGCATCGACATCCTCGTCAACAACGCGGCCACCAATCCCTACATGGGATCGATTCTCGGCATCGACCGCGCCCGCGCCGACAAGACGGTGCAGGTCAACCAGTGGGGCGTGTTGCGCTGGACGCAGCTGGCCGTCGAGGCCGGCCTCGGCAAGGACCCGGGCTCGTCGGTCATCAACATCGCGTCGGTCGGCGGCTTCGGCGCCAACGCCGTGATCGGTTGGTACAACGTGACCAAGGCCGCCGTCATCCACCTCACCCGCAACCTGGCCCTCGAGCTGGGACCGAACACGCGCGTCAACGCGATCTGCCCCGGCCTGGTGAACACCGACATGGCCAAAGCGCTCGTCGACGCCGCCGGCGAGCAGATGGCGCGGCGGTTGCCGCTCAAGCGCATCGGCCAGCCAGCCGACATCGCCGGTGCCGCGGTGTTCTTGGCGTCCGACGCCGCCGGCTGGATCACGGGTCAGTCGCTCATCGTCGACGGCGGTTCGATGATGATGGGCGGGGGCTAG
- a CDS encoding fatty acid--CoA ligase family protein, whose amino-acid sequence MPQLLGIDAVGAEFVDAMRRAWDAGHVVLPIDPRLPAAARAALPRAGDLTDGDALVVATSGTSGEPKGVVLTHDAIAASARASNAALAVDERDKWFACLPLAHIGGLSVVLRALHAGTPFSFTDDGTATLVSVVPTMLRRMDTARYRRVLLGGAAAPDGLAPNVVRTYGMTETGSGVAYDGRPLDTVELRVDGTGQIYVRGPMLLRCYLDGTDPKDADGWLPTGDAGSLTDGVLRVEGRIGDVINTGGEKVWPIAVERALAGMGDIAVAGRPDPEWGQRVVAYVVRSAQVPTLDQLRDKVKETLPAYCAPKEIVLVDALPRTASGKVQRDRL is encoded by the coding sequence GTGCCGCAGTTGCTTGGGATTGATGCCGTGGGCGCAGAGTTCGTCGACGCCATGCGACGCGCCTGGGACGCGGGCCACGTCGTGCTCCCGATCGATCCCCGCTTGCCGGCAGCGGCGCGCGCCGCGCTGCCACGCGCCGGCGACCTCACGGACGGCGACGCGCTCGTCGTGGCGACCTCGGGCACGTCGGGCGAACCGAAGGGCGTCGTCCTCACCCACGACGCGATCGCCGCCTCGGCGCGTGCGTCGAACGCCGCCCTGGCCGTCGACGAGCGCGACAAGTGGTTCGCTTGCTTGCCGCTCGCCCACATTGGCGGGTTGTCGGTCGTGCTGCGTGCCCTGCACGCCGGCACGCCCTTCAGCTTCACCGACGACGGCACGGCGACGCTCGTGTCGGTGGTGCCGACGATGCTGCGGCGCATGGACACGGCGCGGTACCGCCGCGTCCTGCTCGGCGGCGCTGCCGCACCCGACGGCCTGGCGCCCAATGTCGTGCGCACCTACGGCATGACCGAAACGGGCAGCGGGGTCGCCTACGACGGGCGCCCCCTCGACACCGTCGAACTACGCGTCGACGGCACCGGGCAGATCTACGTGCGCGGGCCGATGCTGCTGCGTTGCTACCTCGACGGCACCGACCCCAAGGACGCCGACGGCTGGTTGCCCACCGGCGACGCCGGTTCGCTCACCGACGGCGTGTTGCGCGTCGAGGGCCGCATCGGCGACGTCATCAACACCGGCGGCGAGAAGGTGTGGCCGATCGCCGTCGAGCGTGCGCTCGCAGGGATGGGCGACATCGCCGTCGCCGGCCGGCCCGACCCCGAATGGGGCCAGCGCGTCGTCGCCTACGTCGTGCGGAGCGCGCAGGTGCCGACGCTCGACCAACTGCGCGACAAGGTCAAGGAAACCTTGCCCGCCTACTGCGCGCCCAAGGAGATCGTGCTGGTCGACGCCCTGCCGCGCACAGCGTCAGGCAAGGTGCAACGCGACCGGCTCTAG